The proteins below are encoded in one region of Winogradskyella helgolandensis:
- a CDS encoding VWA domain-containing protein, whose amino-acid sequence MKTQFKTLIFALCLASLTACNANSKNRTQDLAISETVINTTSKAKNPEIKVALLLDTSNSMDGLIDQAKAQLWKIVNELSYAKCEDQSPNLKIALYEYGNDNLNADEGYLRQVIAFSDDLDEISKSLFSLTTNGGNEYCGKVINTALSQLEWGDSKEDLKLVFIAGNEPYTQGNVSYKDASKLAHQNDVTVNTIFCGDYNQGISTKWKDGADLTHGNYMAINHNEATVHVASPYDDKILELNEKLNTTYVAYGSTGRAKMEMQAEQDSNARSYNKANAVSRTVSKSSRLYKNSSWDLVDAEKEADFSYDEIKDSELPEELKGKSKSEIKSYVEEKAQLRKKLQDEIATLNLNRRDYIAKQTKDSNNGLESAMIKALKSQAEQKNYKWE is encoded by the coding sequence ATGAAAACACAATTTAAAACCTTAATATTTGCATTATGCTTAGCATCGTTAACTGCTTGTAATGCAAATTCGAAAAATAGAACTCAAGATTTAGCCATCTCTGAAACCGTGATTAATACCACTTCAAAAGCTAAAAATCCTGAAATTAAAGTCGCGTTGCTTTTAGACACCAGTAATAGTATGGATGGCTTAATTGACCAAGCCAAAGCGCAACTTTGGAAAATTGTAAATGAATTGTCTTACGCCAAATGCGAAGACCAAAGTCCTAATCTTAAAATTGCACTTTACGAATACGGAAATGATAATCTTAATGCAGATGAAGGCTATTTAAGACAAGTCATTGCGTTTAGTGATGATTTGGATGAAATTTCAAAATCATTATTCTCACTAACCACAAATGGCGGCAATGAATATTGCGGTAAAGTAATTAACACGGCTTTAAGCCAATTAGAATGGGGAGATAGCAAAGAGGATTTAAAACTTGTTTTCATCGCAGGAAACGAACCTTACACACAAGGAAACGTCAGTTACAAAGACGCCTCTAAATTAGCACATCAAAATGACGTTACCGTGAATACTATTTTTTGTGGTGATTACAATCAAGGGATCTCAACCAAATGGAAAGATGGAGCCGATTTAACCCATGGGAATTATATGGCTATCAATCATAACGAAGCAACCGTACACGTGGCATCTCCTTACGATGACAAAATTTTAGAGCTCAATGAAAAACTAAATACCACCTATGTTGCTTATGGAAGTACAGGTAGAGCTAAAATGGAAATGCAAGCAGAACAAGATTCCAATGCTAGAAGTTATAATAAAGCCAATGCAGTAAGTAGAACAGTGAGCAAAAGTTCACGTTTATACAAAAACAGTTCTTGGGATTTGGTAGATGCAGAAAAAGAAGCTGACTTTTCTTATGATGAAATAAAAGATAGCGAATTACCTGAAGAATTAAAGGGGAAATCTAAATCTGAAATCAAATCTTATGTCGAAGAAAAAGCCCAATTGCGTAAAAAACTTCAAGATGAAATAGCCACATTAAATCTCAACCGACGCGATTATATTGCTAAGCAAACTAAAGACTCTAATAACGGCTTAGAAAGTGCGATGATTAAAGCACTAAAGTCACAAGCTGAACAGAAAAACTATAAATGGGAATAA
- a CDS encoding PorP/SprF family type IX secretion system membrane protein encodes MRLKKYCLVAFIAFMANFSFAQEGIPIYSDYLTDNYYLIHPSMAGVANCAKVRLTARQQWFGVDDAPSLQTLSMNGRIGDSPVAIGGVLFNDSNGYHSTVGGYATFAYHLMFSRNEIDLNMLSFGLSAGFLQYKLDETSWLAPGEYDAAVAGIEQSATNFNVDVGLSYHFVDFYAHFTAKNILDNDGVNYNQNGEFEFKNLRTYLVSSGYTFSQYGSEWSYEPSIMYMYRDATAESSIDINAKVYKEMDFGKVWGGLSYRRSLDGAEFQDGSGVSSQKLQYITPFLGVDYNNFVFAYTYSYQANTVNFNTGGFHQLTLGFNFNCRREKYECNCPAIN; translated from the coding sequence ATGAGATTAAAAAAGTATTGTTTAGTAGCATTTATAGCTTTTATGGCGAATTTTAGCTTTGCCCAAGAAGGTATTCCTATTTATTCTGATTATTTAACAGATAATTATTATTTAATTCACCCTTCAATGGCAGGTGTTGCTAACTGTGCTAAAGTTAGATTAACAGCAAGACAACAATGGTTTGGGGTAGATGATGCTCCGAGCTTACAAACCTTAAGTATGAATGGAAGAATAGGAGATTCTCCTGTAGCCATTGGTGGTGTTCTTTTTAATGACTCTAATGGGTATCATTCTACAGTTGGTGGTTATGCAACATTCGCTTACCATTTAATGTTTTCTAGAAATGAAATTGATTTAAATATGTTGTCATTTGGTTTAAGTGCTGGTTTTTTACAGTATAAACTTGATGAGACAAGTTGGTTAGCGCCTGGTGAATATGATGCGGCAGTTGCAGGAATTGAACAAAGTGCTACAAATTTTAACGTCGATGTTGGTCTTTCTTATCATTTTGTAGATTTCTATGCACATTTCACGGCTAAGAATATTTTAGATAATGATGGTGTAAATTATAACCAAAATGGTGAATTTGAATTTAAAAACTTAAGAACTTATTTGGTGTCTTCTGGTTATACGTTTAGTCAGTATGGTAGCGAATGGAGTTATGAGCCTTCTATAATGTATATGTATAGAGATGCAACAGCAGAATCTTCAATAGATATAAATGCTAAAGTTTATAAGGAAATGGATTTTGGTAAAGTTTGGGGTGGATTATCTTACAGACGTAGTTTAGATGGTGCCGAGTTCCAAGATGGATCTGGTGTTAGCAGTCAAAAATTACAATACATCACTCCATTTTTAGGTGTAGATTATAATAATTTTGTGTTTGCATATACATATTCATACCAAGCAAATACAGTGAATTTTAATACTGGTGGTTTTCATCAATTAACTCTTGGATTCAACTTTAACTGTAGACGAGAGAAATATGAGTGTAATTGTCCTGCAATTAACTAA